In Candidatus Desulfofervidus auxilii, the following proteins share a genomic window:
- a CDS encoding HAD family hydrolase, whose product MKLKAIVFDCDGVIFDSKEANRAYYDTILKILELPPMTEEQLYYAHTHTVYEVIDYLIPDPILRKKAHILRKKIDYSQFIPYLKLEPNVKEVLALFKKSFKIGMATSRANTVYQLLDTYKLSNYFDIIISALDVKQVKPHPEALYKIMTYFSIKPEEMIYVGDGDIDAEMAKRAKVIFVAYKNKGLNSDFYIDNFLELLKIVK is encoded by the coding sequence ATGAAATTAAAAGCCATTGTCTTTGATTGTGACGGAGTAATATTTGATTCAAAGGAAGCTAATAGGGCATATTATGACACTATACTTAAAATATTAGAACTGCCACCTATGACAGAAGAACAGCTCTATTATGCCCATACTCATACAGTATATGAGGTAATTGATTATTTAATTCCTGACCCAATTTTACGTAAAAAAGCTCATATTTTGAGGAAAAAAATAGATTACAGCCAATTTATTCCATATCTTAAACTAGAACCAAATGTGAAAGAAGTACTTGCTTTATTTAAAAAATCTTTTAAAATTGGTATGGCAACAAGCCGTGCTAATACAGTTTATCAGCTTTTAGATACATATAAACTGAGTAATTATTTTGACATCATTATCTCTGCCTTAGATGTAAAACAGGTAAAACCTCATCCTGAAGCACTTTATAAAATTATGACATATTTTTCTATTAAACCTGAAGAAATGATTTATGTAGGAGATGGAGATATAGATGCAGAAATGGCAAAAAGAGCTAAAGTAATATTTGTTGCCTATAAAAATAAAGGGCTTAATTCGGATTTTTATATAGATAATTTTTTAGAACTTTTGAAAATTGTAAAATAA
- a CDS encoding radical SAM protein, whose translation MGQCRHCGKEAITISNTIGYCYECLRKYWNDLKTEIFNLHARSRLPFGLPTYVPKEKGIKCHLCINECKIKLGEVGFCGIRKNVDNKIIGGTVKGNLRFYYDPLPTNCVADWVCPGGTGIGYPKYAYTNGPEFGYYNLAVFYQACNFNCLYCQNWSYKEGFKYPHWVTVEELAEAALKRNVSCVCYFGGDPTPQIIHALAVSKTILKRKNAPILRICFETNGAVNPKILKQMAEISLKSGGCIKFDLKAWHEEIHLTLCGVSNKQTLENFKWLASLIKKRPEPPFLIASTLLVPGYVDVEEVKEIASFIAKLNPDIPYSLLAFYPTFVLKDLPTTSYTHAMRCLEAAKGVGIKRVKIGNKHLLGKAYD comes from the coding sequence ATGGGGCAGTGTCGACATTGTGGAAAAGAGGCAATAACCATTTCTAATACAATAGGTTATTGTTATGAATGTTTGAGAAAGTATTGGAATGATTTAAAAACAGAAATTTTTAATCTTCATGCTCGTAGTCGTTTACCTTTTGGATTGCCTACCTATGTACCAAAAGAAAAAGGTATAAAGTGTCATCTATGCATTAATGAATGTAAGATAAAATTAGGAGAAGTAGGTTTTTGTGGAATAAGGAAAAATGTGGATAATAAAATTATTGGTGGGACTGTTAAAGGTAATCTTCGATTTTATTATGATCCATTACCTACAAATTGTGTAGCTGATTGGGTATGTCCTGGTGGTACAGGCATAGGTTATCCTAAATATGCTTATACAAATGGGCCTGAATTCGGATATTATAATCTAGCAGTATTTTATCAGGCTTGTAATTTTAACTGTCTTTATTGTCAAAACTGGTCTTATAAAGAAGGATTTAAATATCCACATTGGGTAACAGTAGAAGAATTGGCAGAAGCTGCTTTGAAAAGAAATGTAAGTTGTGTTTGTTATTTTGGTGGTGATCCCACACCACAGATTATTCATGCCCTTGCTGTCTCAAAAACAATTTTAAAACGCAAAAATGCACCTATTTTAAGAATATGCTTTGAGACAAATGGAGCAGTAAATCCTAAAATTTTAAAACAGATGGCGGAAATTTCTTTAAAATCAGGTGGCTGTATTAAATTTGACTTAAAGGCCTGGCATGAAGAAATCCATCTTACGCTTTGTGGTGTATCTAATAAACAAACGCTAGAAAACTTTAAATGGTTAGCAAGCTTAATAAAAAAACGGCCTGAGCCACCATTTCTCATTGCCAGCACATTACTTGTCCCAGGGTATGTGGATGTGGAAGAGGTAAAAGAAATTGCTAGCTTTATTGCCAAGCTTAACCCAGATATTCCTTATTCTTTATTGGCTTTTTATCCTACTTTTGTCTTAAAAGATCTACCTACTACTTCTTATACCCATGCAATGCGATGTTTGGAAGCAGCAAAAGGTGTAGGTATAAAAAGGGTAAAGATTGGGAACAAACATCTATTAGGGAAAGCATATGATTAA
- the tuf gene encoding elongation factor Tu: MAKQKFERKKPHVNVGTIGHIDHGKTTLTAAMTLVLEKAGLAKYIPFEEIDKAPEEKERGITIAIAHVEYETEKRHYAHIDCPGHADYIKNMITGAAQMDGAILLVAADDGPMPQTREHILLARQVGVPYIVVFINKIDMVEDEELIELVELETRELLTKYGFPGDEVPVIKGSALKSLECGCGKRECKWCGAVWELLDAIDEFIPQPVRPLDKPFLMPIEDVFSISGRGTVVTGRVERGIIRPGDEVEIVGLGPTRKTVATSIEMFRKVLDEGRAGDNIGVLLRGIGKDEVERGMVLAAPGTITPHIRFKSEVYVLTKEEGGRHTPFFSGYRPQFYFRTTDVTGVVNLPEGIEMVMPGDNVNLEVSLLEPIAMEEGLRFAIREGGRTVGAGVVTKILE; this comes from the coding sequence ATGGCGAAACAGAAGTTTGAAAGGAAAAAGCCACATGTGAATGTGGGTACAATTGGGCATATAGATCATGGAAAAACAACCTTAACAGCAGCAATGACACTGGTTTTAGAAAAAGCAGGCCTGGCAAAATATATCCCATTTGAAGAAATAGATAAAGCACCTGAAGAAAAAGAAAGAGGTATTACAATCGCTATAGCACATGTGGAATATGAAACAGAAAAAAGACATTATGCCCACATAGATTGCCCAGGCCATGCAGACTATATCAAAAATATGATTACAGGCGCAGCTCAAATGGATGGTGCAATCCTTTTAGTGGCTGCAGATGATGGACCAATGCCACAAACACGTGAACATATTTTATTAGCAAGACAAGTAGGTGTACCCTACATTGTTGTCTTCATCAATAAAATAGATATGGTGGAAGATGAAGAATTAATAGAATTAGTAGAACTTGAAACAAGAGAATTACTCACTAAATATGGATTCCCTGGTGATGAAGTGCCAGTAATAAAAGGCAGTGCCCTAAAGTCCTTAGAATGTGGATGTGGTAAAAGAGAGTGTAAATGGTGTGGGGCTGTATGGGAATTGCTTGATGCAATAGATGAATTTATACCTCAACCAGTAAGACCACTTGATAAACCATTCTTAATGCCAATAGAAGATGTTTTTAGCATAAGCGGCAGAGGAACTGTAGTAACTGGTAGAGTAGAAAGGGGTATAATTAGACCAGGTGATGAAGTGGAAATCGTAGGATTAGGACCAACTCGAAAAACAGTAGCTACAAGCATTGAAATGTTTAGAAAAGTATTGGATGAAGGAAGAGCTGGTGATAATATAGGTGTGCTTTTGCGTGGAATAGGAAAAGATGAAGTAGAACGTGGTATGGTATTGGCAGCACCTGGCACTATTACACCACATATACGCTTTAAATCAGAAGTATATGTGCTAACAAAAGAAGAAGGTGGCAGACATACACCATTTTTTAGCGGATATAGACCACAATTTTATTTCCGTACAACAGATGTAACAGGAGTAGTAAATCTGCCAGAAGGTATTGAAATGGTAATGCCTGGAGATAATGTAAATTTAGAAGTAAGCCTACTTGAACCAATTGCAATGGAGGAAGGATTGCGCTTTGCTATAAGAGAAGGTGGACGTA